In Dehalococcoidia bacterium, the DNA window GGTGCCTGCTCTTCAGACCGGGGATTCCCTGAGAGGTGAGCCATCATGAGCCGCAGGACCGACCGCATTAACGGGCTTTTCCGCGAGGAGATCAGCGAGCTGCTGCTCCGCCATGTCAAAGACCCGCGCATCTCCGGGCTCATTACCGTGACGGAGGTGGAGAACTCCGAGGACATGCGTCACGCCAAGGTCTATATCAGCGTGATGGGCACGGAGGAGGAGAGGAAGTCCGCGCTGACGG includes these proteins:
- the rbfA gene encoding 30S ribosome-binding factor RbfA, translated to MSRRTDRINGLFREEISELLLRHVKDPRISGLITVTEVENSEDMRHAKVYISVMGTEEERKSALTGLQAAAGFIRHELVQRLSLRRIPELTFIRDDSIERGTRVLQIMHELEREENARKSVPPGSAPDKG